The following proteins are encoded in a genomic region of Chryseobacterium cucumeris:
- a CDS encoding BtrH N-terminal domain-containing protein, translated as MKLNFEHHQTAHCENGVASNLLLNKGLKLSEPMIFGIGSGLFFVYLPFLKVNFAPGFSYRPMPGAIFSKAAKRLGIKIKREKFSNPQDAQKALERNLEQNIPTGLQVGVFNLTYFPEEYKFHFNAHNLVVYGKEDGKFLISDPVMDYTTSLSEAELEKVRYAKGALPPKGHMYYPVYVPENVNLEEAIKKGIKDTCKNMLAPVPLIGVKAMRWVARSIPKWAEKKGTKVTNHYLGQLIRMQEEIGTGGGGFRFIYGAFLQEAAVILKNDELKELSKEITSIGDLWRDFAVDIARVYKNRNSKSNIYNELSKTMLHIADLEEAFYKKLRKAI; from the coding sequence ATGAAATTAAACTTTGAACACCATCAGACTGCGCATTGCGAAAACGGTGTTGCTTCTAATCTACTGCTTAACAAAGGACTGAAACTAAGCGAACCTATGATCTTCGGGATCGGTTCAGGACTGTTTTTTGTCTATCTCCCTTTTCTGAAGGTGAATTTTGCTCCGGGCTTCAGCTATCGTCCAATGCCGGGTGCTATTTTCAGTAAAGCAGCCAAAAGATTAGGAATTAAAATCAAAAGAGAAAAATTCTCAAATCCTCAGGATGCCCAAAAAGCGCTTGAAAGAAATCTGGAACAAAATATCCCTACAGGACTTCAGGTGGGCGTTTTCAACCTTACTTATTTTCCTGAAGAATACAAATTTCACTTCAATGCTCACAACCTTGTAGTGTATGGAAAAGAAGACGGAAAATTCCTGATCAGTGATCCTGTAATGGATTATACCACTTCCCTTTCTGAAGCAGAACTGGAAAAAGTAAGATACGCAAAAGGGGCACTTCCTCCGAAAGGACACATGTACTACCCTGTTTATGTTCCGGAAAATGTGAATCTTGAAGAGGCCATCAAAAAAGGAATCAAAGATACCTGTAAAAATATGCTGGCGCCTGTACCACTTATTGGGGTAAAAGCCATGAGATGGGTAGCCAGAAGCATCCCGAAATGGGCAGAAAAGAAAGGTACAAAAGTGACCAACCATTATTTGGGACAGCTGATCAGAATGCAGGAAGAAATTGGAACCGGAGGCGGAGGCTTCAGGTTTATCTATGGTGCATTTCTTCAGGAAGCGGCTGTTATTCTTAAAAATGATGAGCTAAAGGAATTATCAAAAGAAATAACCTCTATCGGTGACCTTTGGAGAGATTTTGCCGTTGATATTGCCAGAGTGTATAAAAACAGAAACTCGAAAAGCAATATTTACAATGAACTTTCAAAAACAATGCTGCATATTGCAGACCTGGAAGAAGCTTTCTATAAAAAACTGAGAAAAGCGATCTGA
- a CDS encoding ABC transporter ATP-binding protein yields the protein MIEIKNLYKKYKNSDEFSVNDISLSISKNEIYGILGPNGAGKTTLISMLSGLIKPTSGHFTINGLSPQKDGFKIRQIIGIVPQEYALYPTLTAKENLMFFGSLYGLKHNQLKKAIDESLEIMGLSKFANKQVGQFSGGMKRRCNLIAGTLHNPKVLFLDEPTVGVDVQSKKAIIDYLLDLNKQGTCIIYTSHHLSEAEEFCTKIAIIDHGKIHAVGTPEELVSQIANAENLEDVFISLTGKELRDVVV from the coding sequence ATGATTGAAATTAAAAACTTATACAAAAAATACAAAAATTCTGATGAGTTTTCTGTAAATGATATTTCTTTGAGCATCAGTAAAAATGAAATCTATGGAATTCTCGGGCCCAACGGAGCCGGGAAAACAACGCTGATTTCCATGCTTTCAGGATTAATCAAACCTACTTCAGGACATTTCACCATTAACGGTTTATCTCCCCAGAAGGATGGGTTCAAAATAAGACAGATTATCGGAATTGTTCCCCAGGAATATGCCTTATATCCTACGCTTACCGCCAAAGAAAATCTTATGTTTTTCGGAAGTCTTTATGGTTTAAAGCACAACCAGCTTAAAAAAGCCATTGACGAATCCCTTGAAATCATGGGGCTTTCAAAATTTGCCAACAAGCAGGTAGGCCAGTTTTCAGGAGGGATGAAACGCCGCTGCAACCTCATCGCCGGAACGCTTCACAATCCTAAAGTTTTATTCCTGGACGAACCTACGGTAGGAGTAGATGTTCAGTCTAAAAAAGCAATTATTGATTATCTTTTAGATTTAAATAAACAGGGAACGTGCATTATTTATACTTCCCATCACCTTTCTGAGGCTGAAGAATTCTGTACAAAAATTGCCATCATCGATCATGGAAAAATTCATGCTGTAGGAACCCCTGAAGAACTTGTTTCACAGATTGCCAATGCCGAAAACCTTGAAGACGTTTTCATTTCATTAACCGGAAAAGAATTAAGAGATGTTGTTGTATAA
- a CDS encoding ABC transporter permease has translation MLLYKLWRSFIKEILLLKRDIGGIVIIFVMPLLLIVTITLIQDSTFKNLEGSKIPIIFIDQDKSEVSKNIKAELENSKTFQLLTNFNEKSAQEAVFSGDYQMAIVIPENLTKDLNSNIDSKVQTIVSSFGLEGDSAKVKTAVPKAKEIHLYFDPATNVGFKNSVMNSVNKMVFEIENKKIYKAFQDQLGTTENLDENKNLISFKEITPKKGAMDVMPNSVQHNVPAWTLFAIFFIVVPLSINLVKEKSQGTSVRARISPTPYFVHILGKTFTYLIICLIQFLLMVAVGIYLFPYMDLPAFDVSGKMFQLLTVTLFAGLAAIGFGVLLGTIADTQEQSAPFGATSVVVLAAIGGIWVPVFLMPEFMQTVAKFSPMNWGLNAYYDIILRNSGIGGIAKELVFLFLFYIATVAISIFYEKKQNAV, from the coding sequence ATGTTGTTGTATAAACTGTGGAGAAGTTTTATTAAGGAAATTCTTCTGCTGAAAAGAGACATCGGAGGAATTGTCATCATCTTTGTGATGCCTTTGCTTTTGATTGTCACCATTACCCTTATTCAGGATTCTACCTTTAAAAACCTTGAAGGATCAAAGATTCCTATTATCTTTATTGATCAGGACAAATCTGAAGTTTCAAAAAATATAAAAGCAGAACTGGAAAACAGCAAAACATTCCAGCTGCTGACCAACTTCAATGAAAAATCTGCTCAGGAGGCTGTTTTTTCCGGAGATTATCAGATGGCGATTGTCATTCCTGAAAATTTAACGAAAGATTTAAATTCCAATATTGATTCGAAAGTTCAGACCATTGTAAGTTCATTCGGGCTGGAAGGAGATTCTGCAAAAGTAAAAACAGCAGTTCCCAAAGCCAAAGAAATTCATTTGTACTTTGACCCTGCTACCAATGTGGGCTTCAAAAATTCGGTGATGAATTCTGTCAACAAAATGGTTTTTGAAATTGAAAATAAAAAGATTTACAAAGCCTTCCAGGATCAGCTGGGAACAACGGAAAATCTTGACGAAAATAAAAACCTGATCAGCTTTAAAGAAATCACTCCCAAAAAAGGAGCAATGGATGTCATGCCAAATTCCGTTCAACACAACGTTCCTGCATGGACACTTTTTGCGATCTTCTTTATTGTTGTCCCTTTATCCATCAATCTGGTAAAAGAAAAAAGCCAGGGAACAAGTGTAAGAGCAAGAATAAGCCCTACTCCTTATTTTGTCCATATTTTAGGAAAAACATTTACCTATCTTATCATCTGCCTTATTCAGTTTTTACTGATGGTTGCCGTAGGAATTTACCTTTTCCCTTATATGGATCTTCCGGCTTTTGATGTATCCGGAAAAATGTTCCAGCTTCTGACAGTAACACTGTTTGCAGGACTGGCAGCTATTGGATTTGGAGTTTTATTGGGAACTATAGCCGATACACAGGAACAATCTGCTCCATTTGGGGCGACTTCTGTAGTGGTTCTGGCAGCCATTGGCGGAATCTGGGTACCTGTATTTCTGATGCCGGAATTCATGCAGACCGTAGCGAAATTCTCTCCTATGAACTGGGGACTGAATGCTTATTATGATATTATTTTAAGGAACAGCGGAATTGGTGGGATTGCCAAAGAACTGGTTTTCCTCTTCTTATTCTATATTGCCACCGTAGCTATTTCTATTTTTTACGAAAAAAAACAAAATGCAGTCTAA
- a CDS encoding acyl-CoA thioesterase, protein MQSKENILTCTEEVRVRFNETDPLGIVWHGHYIVYFEDGREAFGRLHGLTYLDIQNAGFVTPIVKSTCEHFLPLKYGETFRIVTTFINSVSAKLIYRYELFNQEDQLVCSGETIQVFLDSNGSLCLYNPEFFQNWKDKMGLS, encoded by the coding sequence ATGCAGTCTAAAGAAAATATATTAACCTGTACCGAAGAAGTAAGAGTACGCTTCAATGAAACAGATCCGCTGGGCATTGTCTGGCATGGGCATTATATCGTGTATTTTGAAGACGGAAGAGAAGCTTTCGGTCGTCTGCATGGTCTTACCTATCTTGATATTCAGAATGCAGGATTTGTAACACCGATCGTAAAAAGTACCTGTGAGCATTTTCTTCCTTTAAAGTATGGAGAAACATTCAGAATTGTGACCACTTTTATTAATTCTGTATCTGCCAAACTTATTTACAGATATGAGCTTTTCAATCAGGAAGATCAACTGGTATGCAGCGGAGAAACCATTCAGGTATTCCTCGACAGCAATGGAAGCTTATGCCTGTATAATCCGGAATTTTTTCAAAACTGGAAAGATAAAATGGGATTATCATGA
- a CDS encoding beta-ketoacyl synthase N-terminal-like domain-containing protein, producing the protein MKKEIYITDYNCVTPLGFNVDSNWNALLEGQSGVALHKIIDNQDAFYASMIDSEKLNEEFNRFFAQHTNDFTRLEKMLLLSLQPLVEKRTVSEDTAFILSTTKGNISQLKNQSELPEGVYLSKLAEKIAAFFGFKTKPIIVSNACVSGVMAISVAKNMIQAGKYKDAFVIAGDELSEFVISGFNSFQAIGSGPCQPYDKNRDGINIGEAAAAVYITSCHCEEQSDEAISQNEKFRFKVLGDSAVNDANHISGPSRTGDGLYASIKNAMTEAKVSPEQIDFISAHGTATLYNDEMEAIAFNRMDLQHIPLNSMKGYYGHCLGASGLLESIISMESALHSILIPSKNFKEMGVTQPLNIIKENQTADIKYILKTASGFGGCNAAVVLEKC; encoded by the coding sequence ATGAAGAAGGAAATTTATATCACAGATTACAATTGTGTAACTCCTTTGGGTTTCAATGTTGATTCCAACTGGAACGCTCTGTTAGAAGGACAGTCGGGAGTTGCTTTACATAAAATTATAGACAATCAGGATGCTTTTTATGCTTCTATGATTGATTCTGAAAAACTGAATGAAGAGTTCAACAGATTCTTTGCTCAGCATACAAATGATTTCACAAGACTGGAAAAAATGCTTCTTTTAAGCTTACAGCCACTTGTTGAAAAACGTACTGTATCAGAAGATACCGCTTTTATCCTTTCCACAACAAAAGGAAATATCAGCCAGTTAAAAAATCAGTCCGAATTACCGGAAGGTGTTTATTTATCAAAATTAGCAGAAAAAATTGCTGCTTTTTTTGGATTTAAAACAAAACCGATCATCGTTTCCAATGCCTGCGTTTCAGGAGTAATGGCGATTTCTGTTGCTAAAAACATGATTCAGGCAGGAAAATACAAAGATGCTTTTGTGATTGCCGGTGATGAGCTTTCTGAATTTGTTATTTCGGGATTCAACTCATTTCAGGCCATTGGTTCAGGACCTTGCCAACCATATGATAAAAACAGAGACGGAATCAATATCGGTGAAGCAGCAGCAGCTGTTTATATCACCTCATGTCATTGCGAGGAACAAAGTGACGAAGCAATCTCACAAAACGAGAAATTCAGATTTAAAGTACTGGGAGATTCAGCAGTCAATGATGCCAATCATATTTCCGGTCCTTCAAGAACAGGTGACGGTTTATATGCCAGTATCAAAAATGCCATGACTGAAGCGAAGGTTTCTCCGGAACAAATTGATTTTATTTCTGCCCATGGAACGGCCACTTTATATAACGACGAAATGGAAGCCATTGCCTTCAACAGAATGGATCTTCAGCATATTCCGCTCAACAGTATGAAAGGCTATTACGGACATTGCCTGGGTGCCTCCGGTCTTTTGGAAAGCATTATCTCTATGGAAAGTGCTCTTCACAGCATTTTGATTCCTTCAAAGAATTTTAAAGAAATGGGAGTAACCCAACCTTTGAATATCATCAAGGAAAATCAAACTGCAGACATTAAATATATTCTGAAGACCGCTTCTGGATTTGGAGGATGTAATGCAGCTGTTGTGCTGGAAAAATGTTAA
- a CDS encoding 3-oxoacyl-ACP synthase, whose product MKKINTCTVEHSKITVDGNLIFESPSETFQEFAKEAYKSLDLSYPKFHKMDHLSKLAFLAAETILKDEDHSRTAIVFSNRSSSLDTDFKYQESINNQDNFYPSPAVFVYTLPNICVGEISIKHKMQTENAFFVLDDFDEEFLNDYSEQILLSGKADKVLCGWVELYQENYKAFVYLLTL is encoded by the coding sequence ATGAAGAAAATAAATACCTGTACCGTAGAACATTCAAAAATAACCGTTGACGGAAATCTTATTTTTGAAAGCCCAAGCGAAACCTTTCAGGAGTTTGCCAAAGAAGCCTATAAAAGTTTAGACCTCAGCTATCCAAAGTTTCATAAAATGGATCATTTGAGTAAACTGGCTTTTCTTGCCGCTGAAACCATTTTGAAAGATGAAGATCACAGCAGAACAGCTATTGTTTTTTCCAACAGATCTTCCAGTCTGGATACCGATTTCAAATATCAGGAAAGCATCAACAATCAGGATAACTTCTATCCAAGTCCGGCTGTTTTTGTGTATACTTTACCTAATATCTGTGTAGGAGAAATCAGCATTAAACACAAGATGCAGACAGAAAATGCTTTTTTTGTGCTGGATGATTTTGATGAAGAATTTTTGAATGATTATTCTGAACAGATTCTTCTATCCGGAAAAGCCGACAAAGTATTGTGTGGCTGGGTGGAATTGTATCAGGAAAATTACAAAGCTTTTGTATATTTGCTAACCTTATAA
- a CDS encoding phosphopantetheine-binding protein encodes MENLKTELKHKIIEVLNLEDVSVEEIKDTDPLFGGGLGLDSIDALELIVLLDKDYGIKLADPKKGKEIFQSIDTMAKFIEDNRTK; translated from the coding sequence ATGGAAAACTTAAAAACAGAATTGAAACACAAAATTATCGAAGTTCTTAACCTTGAAGATGTATCTGTAGAAGAAATCAAAGATACTGATCCATTGTTCGGAGGTGGATTAGGATTAGATTCTATCGACGCTCTGGAACTGATTGTTCTTCTTGATAAAGACTATGGAATAAAATTAGCTGATCCTAAAAAAGGAAAAGAGATTTTCCAATCTATCGATACGATGGCAAAATTCATCGAGGACAACAGAACAAAATAA
- a CDS encoding beta-ketoacyl-[acyl-carrier-protein] synthase family protein — MSQKIAITGMGIISSIGNNVEENFISLQSGKHGISDIEMFETRHAGAIKTGEIKLSNEELVQQLQLDEDNNVTRTSLLGMIAAKEAVESAGISDINGYRTGLISSTSVGGMDITEKYFYSYEDFPEKQKYIDAHDAGNSSLAIAGYLGLKGMVSTISTACSSAANAIMMGAKLIKNGVLDRVIVGGTDSLSKFTLNGFNTLMILTDSYNTPFDNNRKGLNLGEAAAFLVLESEEMVKKENKKVLAYLSGYGNANDAHHQTASSENGQGAFLAMQQALKISGLEKENIDYINVHGTATPNNDLSEGIAMIRIFGENQVPEFSSTKAFTGHTLAAAAGIEAVFSILAMQNSVIFPNLNFKTKMEEFDLTPVTELKEKNINHVLSNSFGFGGNCSTLIFSKS; from the coding sequence ATGAGTCAAAAAATTGCCATAACGGGAATGGGCATCATTTCCTCCATCGGAAACAATGTGGAGGAAAATTTTATTTCATTGCAATCCGGAAAACATGGAATTTCAGATATCGAAATGTTTGAAACCCGTCATGCCGGAGCCATTAAAACAGGTGAAATAAAATTATCCAATGAAGAACTTGTACAACAGCTTCAGCTTGATGAAGACAATAATGTAACAAGAACTTCTTTATTGGGAATGATCGCTGCGAAGGAAGCTGTAGAAAGTGCAGGAATTTCAGATATCAATGGTTACAGAACCGGACTGATCTCTTCTACCAGTGTAGGAGGAATGGATATCACTGAAAAATACTTCTACTCTTACGAAGACTTCCCTGAAAAGCAAAAATATATTGACGCTCATGATGCCGGGAATTCCTCATTGGCTATTGCCGGTTATCTGGGATTAAAGGGCATGGTTTCTACCATCAGTACAGCCTGTTCATCAGCAGCCAATGCGATTATGATGGGCGCTAAACTGATTAAAAACGGAGTTTTGGACCGTGTGATTGTCGGAGGAACAGATTCTCTTTCAAAATTTACTTTGAATGGGTTCAATACGCTGATGATTCTTACGGATTCTTACAACACTCCTTTTGACAACAACAGAAAAGGACTGAATCTTGGGGAAGCTGCCGCTTTCTTAGTCCTTGAATCTGAAGAAATGGTCAAAAAAGAAAACAAAAAGGTTCTGGCTTATCTTTCCGGATATGGAAATGCCAATGATGCACACCATCAGACGGCATCTTCAGAAAACGGGCAGGGTGCATTTTTAGCGATGCAGCAAGCTCTGAAAATCTCCGGATTGGAAAAAGAAAATATAGATTATATCAACGTTCACGGAACGGCTACTCCCAATAACGATTTATCTGAGGGAATTGCCATGATCAGAATATTCGGGGAAAATCAGGTGCCTGAGTTCAGCTCCACAAAAGCATTTACAGGACATACTTTAGCTGCTGCTGCAGGAATTGAAGCCGTATTTTCAATTCTAGCCATGCAAAACAGCGTGATTTTCCCGAACCTGAATTTTAAAACAAAAATGGAAGAGTTTGACCTTACTCCTGTTACCGAATTGAAAGAGAAAAACATCAATCATGTGCTTTCCAATTCATTTGGATTTGGAGGAAACTGTTCCACCTTAATTTTCTCAAAATCATGA
- a CDS encoding beta-ketoacyl synthase N-terminal-like domain-containing protein yields MSAVYINSASCISVQDTLNENILQNLAPGNSSNIIKAIEPNYKEFIPPAMIRRMSKTVKMSSVASHYALKEAEIEKPDAIIVGTGMGCSQDSEKFLKNVIDNHEEFLTPTFFIQSTHNTVAGQIALGLQCHAYNFTYVNTSSSLEFSLLDAQLQINDGEAENVLVGSTDEQTDRTMELYCLNNTIKKEADLPADYLNSNTNGVIWGEGASFFVIGKDKTENSYAKLKNIQISNKVELNEVKDFIQNFLVQNNLSTHDIDAVILGFSGDAQSDMYYTKAMELFPDSAQLYYKHLSGEFNTASGFSTFMACHILKEQQIPEVMMINAEKKESIKNILLYNHLAGDDHSLVLLEKA; encoded by the coding sequence ATGAGTGCAGTATACATCAACAGTGCATCCTGTATCTCGGTTCAGGACACTTTAAACGAAAATATTCTTCAGAACCTTGCTCCTGGAAATTCTTCAAACATCATTAAAGCGATAGAACCTAATTACAAAGAGTTCATTCCGCCTGCGATGATCAGAAGAATGTCTAAAACCGTAAAAATGAGCTCCGTAGCATCTCACTACGCATTGAAGGAAGCTGAAATTGAAAAACCGGATGCTATCATTGTAGGAACCGGAATGGGCTGCTCTCAGGATTCTGAAAAGTTCCTAAAAAATGTGATTGATAATCATGAAGAGTTTCTTACGCCTACCTTTTTCATCCAGTCTACCCATAATACGGTAGCAGGACAGATTGCTCTGGGATTACAGTGTCATGCTTACAACTTCACGTATGTAAATACTTCTTCTTCACTGGAGTTTTCGTTACTGGACGCTCAGCTTCAGATCAATGACGGAGAAGCAGAAAATGTTCTGGTAGGTTCTACAGACGAACAGACGGACAGAACCATGGAACTTTACTGCTTAAATAATACGATCAAAAAAGAAGCAGATCTTCCTGCAGATTATTTGAATTCTAATACCAATGGCGTAATCTGGGGCGAAGGAGCCAGCTTTTTTGTAATTGGAAAAGATAAGACCGAAAACTCTTACGCTAAGCTTAAGAATATCCAGATCAGCAACAAGGTTGAATTGAATGAAGTAAAGGATTTTATCCAGAATTTCCTGGTTCAAAACAATCTTTCCACTCATGATATTGATGCGGTTATTTTAGGATTCAGTGGAGATGCACAATCAGATATGTATTATACAAAAGCAATGGAACTGTTTCCTGATTCAGCACAGCTGTATTACAAACATCTGAGTGGAGAATTTAATACGGCAAGCGGGTTTTCCACCTTTATGGCCTGTCATATCCTGAAGGAACAGCAGATTCCGGAAGTAATGATGATCAATGCAGAAAAAAAGGAAAGTATAAAGAATATACTTCTTTACAACCATCTGGCGGGTGATGATCACAGCCTGGTGTTATTGGAAAAGGCATAA
- a CDS encoding polysaccharide deacetylase family protein — MKHYPFILFYLFCNVFIYAFHGSIWIYLFCFFAFSAVVVWGSFDIELGYFVNSITHKRTRIKEVALTFDDGPTEFTPKFLDLLKEHQIKATFFCIGKQIEKYPETFQRIIAEGHTIGNHTLSHSNSTGFLSTSKMITEIEKCDEVIKNVGNISTSLYRPPFGVTNPNIAKAIKKTNKVSIGWNVRSLDTIIDDEKKIYNRVTKGLKNGSIILLHDTSEKTFRVLANLLVFLKDKKYSTFTVDTVINSNRND; from the coding sequence ATGAAACATTATCCCTTCATCCTGTTCTACCTTTTCTGTAACGTTTTTATTTATGCGTTCCACGGAAGTATTTGGATATATCTGTTTTGTTTTTTTGCTTTTTCTGCAGTAGTTGTCTGGGGTTCTTTTGACATTGAACTGGGATATTTTGTGAACAGTATTACTCATAAGCGTACCAGAATAAAAGAAGTGGCCCTTACATTTGATGACGGACCTACTGAATTTACCCCAAAGTTTTTAGACCTGCTTAAAGAACATCAGATAAAAGCAACTTTCTTCTGTATCGGAAAACAGATTGAAAAATACCCTGAGACGTTTCAGAGAATCATTGCAGAGGGACATACTATAGGAAATCATACGTTATCACATTCCAATTCTACAGGGTTTTTATCGACTTCAAAAATGATTACAGAGATTGAAAAATGTGATGAAGTCATAAAAAATGTGGGAAATATCAGCACCAGCCTCTACAGACCACCGTTCGGGGTAACGAATCCCAATATTGCGAAAGCAATTAAAAAAACGAATAAAGTAAGCATCGGTTGGAATGTCCGGTCATTGGACACCATCATTGATGACGAAAAGAAAATCTACAACAGAGTGACAAAAGGCCTGAAAAATGGGAGTATTATTCTGCTTCATGACACTTCGGAAAAGACATTTCGCGTGCTGGCCAATTTATTAGTATTTTTGAAGGATAAAAAATATTCAACCTTTACTGTTGATACAGTGATAAATTCAAATAGAAATGATTAA
- a CDS encoding LolA family protein, which produces MIKNIAFGVFLLVSGFFFAQNTAMSGAEAKAFVSKVSSDTKGIKTLQSDFTQTKKMDFLDKSIVTYGKMSLQTPNMLSWKYTKPYQYSIVFKSNKIFINDQGKKSSVDAKSKTFEKINKLIVGSSNGTMFNDPEFTVTYFKNGNYNVAKFIPKTSQLLKYIKQIELFFPKNQSTVSQVNMTEASGDTTNIVFKNTKINASIPASEFTL; this is translated from the coding sequence ATGATTAAAAATATAGCTTTCGGAGTATTCTTACTGGTTTCCGGTTTCTTTTTTGCACAAAATACCGCAATGTCCGGAGCTGAAGCCAAAGCATTTGTATCGAAGGTTTCTTCTGATACGAAAGGAATTAAAACGTTGCAGAGTGATTTTACCCAGACCAAAAAAATGGATTTTCTGGATAAAAGCATTGTTACCTATGGGAAAATGTCTTTGCAGACACCCAATATGCTGAGCTGGAAATATACAAAACCTTATCAGTACAGCATTGTTTTTAAAAGCAATAAAATCTTCATCAACGATCAGGGGAAAAAATCTTCTGTAGATGCCAAGAGCAAAACATTTGAAAAAATCAATAAACTTATTGTAGGAAGTTCGAACGGAACCATGTTCAATGATCCTGAGTTCACCGTTACCTATTTTAAGAACGGAAATTACAATGTGGCGAAGTTTATCCCAAAAACTTCTCAGCTGCTGAAATATATTAAACAGATCGAACTGTTTTTCCCTAAGAACCAGTCGACAGTTTCACAGGTCAATATGACGGAGGCTTCCGGAGATACTACGAATATTGTTTTCAAAAATACCAAGATCAATGCTTCAATTCCTGCGTCAGAGTTTACTTTATAG
- a CDS encoding 3-hydroxyacyl-ACP dehydratase — MQTILTDFYTLTSYDKAEDGKFTAHIHLNKDHDIFKGHFPGNPVTPGVCMMQIIKELTEELTGSKLFLKTASNVKFMAIINPFETPDLVLQLDITENEDDVKVKNTTSFGETIALKLSVSYKKISS; from the coding sequence ATGCAAACGATTCTTACAGACTTTTATACTTTAACATCATACGATAAAGCAGAAGACGGAAAGTTTACTGCTCATATTCATCTTAATAAAGACCACGATATTTTCAAAGGACACTTCCCTGGAAATCCGGTGACTCCCGGTGTTTGTATGATGCAGATCATTAAAGAACTTACTGAGGAACTGACGGGTTCAAAATTATTCCTGAAAACCGCTTCGAATGTAAAGTTCATGGCAATTATCAATCCCTTTGAAACCCCTGATCTGGTACTTCAGCTTGATATTACTGAAAATGAAGACGATGTTAAAGTAAAAAACACCACTTCTTTTGGCGAGACTATTGCATTGAAATTGTCTGTAAGCTATAAAAAAATATCATCATGA